One Ktedonobacterales bacterium genomic region harbors:
- the mnmE gene encoding tRNA uridine-5-carboxymethylaminomethyl(34) synthesis GTPase MnmE has protein sequence MQTNANDTIAAIATPPGIGGVGIVRVSGPEALAIARRIFRRSGKHQDAADWQPESHRLYYGHAIQPRTGQTLDEALLAFMRGPHSYTAEDVVEIQGHGGPLVLRRILDAALSEGARLANPGEMTLRAFLNGRIDLAQAEAVMDVIGARTDESLSLALAQLRGRLSEQVQAARQDTLGALAQIEASIDFPDDVSAPEPERLRASIEAAAGRVARLLAGAEQGRLYREGLRVAIIGRPNVGKSSLLNALLRAERAIVTPIAGTTRDTVEEYANVRGIPVQLIDTAGINETSDPIEQIGVQRSRAAARAADLVLLVLDASEPLNERDEAVSAALHALGFGRSDPALQDEARGHPASEADGARAGRPVIVVLNKSDLPQRLAEREATVHWPDAPVVRTSMITQDGLEALEEQMRAQALAGQVRRASDEEALVTNTRHRDALRRTAEHLSGALETLQQGLPFDFVAIDLHGAANALGEITGETATEDLLERIFHDFCLGK, from the coding sequence ATGCAAACAAACGCCAACGATACGATTGCCGCCATTGCGACGCCCCCTGGCATCGGGGGCGTCGGCATCGTGCGCGTCAGCGGGCCAGAGGCGCTGGCGATTGCGCGGCGCATCTTCCGCCGCTCCGGCAAGCATCAGGACGCCGCCGATTGGCAGCCGGAATCACACCGGCTCTATTACGGTCATGCTATTCAGCCGCGCACAGGCCAGACGCTGGATGAGGCGCTGCTGGCCTTTATGCGCGGCCCCCACAGCTATACCGCCGAAGATGTGGTCGAGATTCAAGGGCATGGCGGGCCGCTCGTCTTGCGCCGCATATTGGACGCCGCGCTCAGTGAGGGCGCGCGGCTGGCAAATCCTGGCGAAATGACTTTGCGAGCCTTCCTCAATGGCCGCATCGATCTGGCTCAGGCCGAAGCAGTCATGGACGTGATCGGCGCGCGCACCGATGAGAGCCTGAGTCTGGCGCTGGCGCAACTGCGCGGGCGGCTTTCGGAGCAGGTCCAGGCGGCGCGCCAGGATACGCTGGGCGCGCTGGCGCAGATCGAGGCCAGCATTGATTTTCCCGATGATGTCTCCGCGCCAGAGCCTGAGCGTCTGCGGGCCAGCATCGAAGCCGCAGCGGGACGGGTGGCGCGGCTGCTGGCCGGGGCAGAACAGGGGCGTCTCTATCGAGAGGGGCTGCGCGTGGCGATCATCGGGCGGCCCAATGTCGGCAAGTCCAGCCTGCTCAACGCCCTGCTGCGCGCCGAGCGCGCCATCGTCACCCCTATTGCCGGAACGACCCGCGACACCGTTGAGGAGTACGCCAACGTGCGCGGCATTCCTGTACAGTTGATTGATACGGCTGGCATCAACGAAACCAGCGATCCCATCGAGCAGATCGGCGTGCAGCGCAGCCGCGCCGCCGCGCGCGCCGCCGATCTGGTGCTGCTGGTGCTGGACGCCAGCGAACCCCTGAACGAACGGGACGAAGCGGTGAGCGCGGCGCTGCATGCCCTGGGCTTTGGCCGCAGCGACCCCGCGCTTCAGGATGAGGCGCGCGGCCATCCGGCGTCAGAGGCCGACGGCGCGCGCGCCGGGCGGCCAGTCATCGTCGTCCTCAACAAAAGCGACTTGCCGCAGCGGCTTGCGGAGAGAGAGGCGACGGTTCACTGGCCGGACGCGCCCGTCGTGCGCACCTCGATGATTACGCAGGACGGACTGGAGGCGCTGGAGGAGCAGATGCGCGCCCAGGCGCTGGCCGGGCAGGTCAGACGCGCATCCGATGAAGAGGCGCTGGTCACAAACACGCGCCACCGCGACGCCCTGCGCCGCACAGCAGAGCATCTCAGCGGGGCGCTGGAAACGCTTCAGCAAGGGCTGCCCTTCGATTTCGTCGCTATAGACCTGCATGGCGCGGCCAACGCGCTGGGCGAAATCACCGGCGAAACCGCCACCGAAGACCTGCTGGAGCGCATCTTCCACGATTTCTGCCTGGGGAAGTGA